The sequence GGCGATGGGGATGTCGTAGATGTCGATTTTATCCCGCTGGATGAAGTACAGCAGCAGATCCAGGGGGCCCTCAAAATTTTCCAGATGAACGTGGTACGCCATTAACCCAGACCCATGGCCTGCCGCACCTCTGACA is a genomic window of Candidatus Neomarinimicrobiota bacterium containing:
- a CDS encoding segregation/condensation protein A, which gives rise to MAYHVHLENFEGPLDLLLYFIQRDKIDIYDIPIA